The sequence TGAGAAATCCACTAATGATGAACCTCGACACAAGCATTGTCGAGACCTTCGATGGACCTGTGGCCGAAGTCCTTGCGCATGAAGCACCTCTCGGATTACACTTCTATCGCGGGACGACATTCCCAGCACTCTACCATAACGCCATTTTCCAATGCTATCACGGTTCATGGGACCGTAACCCACCCGCGCCACCACGCATCACGGTGATGTGGGCCGATTCCGACGGACGGAATGCTCGCGTGACCGATTTTGTCAATGGCTTCCAACCAGACTCAACCGGGACTCGCTGGGGCCGCGTCGTCAGCATCATTGAAGGCGGCGATAGCGCGCTCTATGCCTCGGACGATCAAGCCGGCGTAATCTATCGGATCGCATGGACCGGCACCGGCGCCGATGTCGCAAAATCTCCGCTTGCATCATTCACGGTAGGTGATCCTGTTCCGAATCCAGCGAGCGATGCCGTCAGTATTCCAATTTCTCTCGCGACCGCAAACCTCGTTCGTGTAGAAGTATTCGATCTGATCGGACGATTGATTTACGCCTCGCAACCAGAATTCCTTGACGCCGGCGCGCACAGTTTACCGCTCGGTCTCACCCGAGTACCGAATGCTAATTATGTTGCTCGGCTTACAATCGGTACTTCGATAGTGTCAAGACAGATTGTTCTTTCGCGATAAGCCGCGAACCCAATCATCCCGATGAGTCCCATGAGGCCAATAAGGCTTATGTACTTTCCTACTACTTCAGGTTCTGACTCGACTAAACTCAGATCGAGACGATAATCTCCAGCCGGGAGACTTGCAGTTGCGATACCGTTCGGATCGGGCTGAAGACTCGCGACATTAGGCCCTCTGCCTGCAACGGAGTCCCAAATTGTCAGCTTCCAATACGGCCAGTAGAACAGATGAAAGCGCGCGGGTGCCGGCTGTGTAAGATGAACGTGAAACGTCATTGCATCGGCATCCTGGGCAATCCGGACAATGCTGTCCTCTGTCGGAGTCAACCCGAGGAGCATCGCCGGAGGATCCCCAATGCGAAACATTGCGATCGCTTTGATCTCGCCGGGATCGTTCGAGCACCAAACGGGATGATATTCCGGCGCATCGATGCGATACCGGTCGTACGGCAGCAACGGATGAACGATAAATGTCGTCGCCAGGCGGGCTTCACCGATCACCGTCACAATCGCCAGTCCGACGAGCAGCCAGGAAAGCACGATGGAAGCTCGAACAGCAAAGGCCATTGCCAGTGCGAGTAGAAGCACCGAATTCCATCGCCATGAGAACTGCACGATGGAAGCCGCATGCAAATGCCAGAGCGGCGTAAAGATTGGAATCTGCACGACAACCGCGATCAGTGCAATCCACCACCATGCACCTTGCCGTAATCGGTCGCGCCATGCCAGGAGGAGATACAATGCTCCCGCGACCAGAGTGGCCAGCGCGAGAAACCGAAGCCACCCATGAAAGCGAAACAGATCGAGCACTGCGAAGCCGGTCGTCTGCATCTTCACATCCCACAAATGCTCCGGATGGATAAGCGGTCGCAAGAACGCCGCTGGCAATAGATAGGCCGCCGACACTGCGGCCGCGATCAGAAGTGCCACGCCATGCTCGATGACCGATGCTTTCCTCCGCTCGACGATGAGTGCAACGAGGACGCTCGCACCGGCCAAAACCGTGATGGGAATATTTGTTAGCACCAGACCGGACCAGGCGATTGAAAGTAGTGCAATGGTTTGCAGACGACCGTGTAAGCGAATGAAGACCTGAGGAAGGAACATCATTGCCCAATGCTCACCGAGAGCATCGCGGACAAAGACGTCGGCGAAGTGGTACGCGAGGAAGCTATACGTAAGCGCGACGGTCGCGATGATGAGTGGACGATTGGCATATCGTCGAGCGAGCGCAGCGCTCGTGACGAGCGATCCCATCGTCGCAATCAACGCCATCACGTTATAGAATGGAGTCGGGACGTACGGTAGAAAGAGCCGGAGGAAGCTTGCAATCCAATACGGCAGCGGCGGATAGAAGTAAAATGTCGGCGAGCCAAAGCCACCATTGGAGATCGGTAGCCAGCGAGGATAGGCAATCCCCTGCGCGCGCAGCCGTGAGAATTGATCGAGCCAGTTCAGATGCACGTCGGCATCGTGCCCGACGGCAGGATAGCCCGCAATAGAGAAGAGCAAGCTGACGAAGGAAGCCGCAAGCACGAACGAAAATGCGGCACGTTCGTGACGTGCCGCATCTCTCCAGGCCGCAGCAAACCAATTCATCAGCCTAATACCTCGACGATCGTGCGTGCCGCTTGCTCGCATTCTACGAGTGAGACATCAAGATGCGTGATGGCGCGCAAGAGTCCGTGCGAACCCATTGAGAGGCGCACTCCACGCTCGCTGAGCTTTGCAAGCTCTGCATCTCCAGCAGCCTTTCCGTTCACACCAAGAAGTATGATATTGGTCTGTACGCGGGACATATCAATGTAAACGTTCTTTGCATCACTCGCAATAATCTCCGCGAAGCGGCGCGCCTTCTCGTGATCTTCCGAAATGCGCGAGCGGTTGTTGCGCAACGCATAGAGGGCACCGGCCGCGATGATTCCGGCCTGCCGCATCCCTCCGCCCCAGATCTTGCGCATGCGACGCGCCTTCGCAATCATCTCTTTTGAACTGACGACGGCACTACCCACCGGCGCGCCGAGTCCTTTCGAGAAGCAGACCGAGACGGTGTCGAAATGTTTCGCATACTCGATCGGCTCGACTCCGGCGTATGCGCAGGCATTCCACAATCGCGCGCCATCCAAATGCATGCGAATGTTGTTCGCGTGTGCGAACCCGCTCAGCGCCTTCACCTGCTCGACGGGATAGACTGTTCCGCCCGCGCGATTGTGCGTATTTTCGAGCGCCAGCAGCCGGGTGACCGGCATGTAATATGCAGTCTCCCGAACCGCCGGTTTCACCTCGTCCACGACAAGCCGGCCAAGATCGGCAGCCTTGACCGGATGGAGCTGAACGCGCGAGAGGAAGCTCGCGGCGGTCGTCTCATAATTGAAAACGTGCGAGTCGTATTCGAGGATGACCTCATCGCCTTCGGTCGTTTGGATGTTTAGCGCGAGCTGGTTCGCCATGCAGCCGGTCGGCACATAGAGTGCGGCTTCTTTGCCGAGCAGCGCCGCCACCTCTTCCTCCAGCGCCTGGACCGTCGGGTCTTCCGAGAAAACATCGTCG is a genomic window of Bacteroidota bacterium containing:
- a CDS encoding GntG family PLP-dependent aldolase → MRKAMAEAEVGDDVFSEDPTVQALEEEVAALLGKEAALYVPTGCMANQLALNIQTTEGDEVILEYDSHVFNYETTAASFLSRVQLHPVKAADLGRLVVDEVKPAVRETAYYMPVTRLLALENTHNRAGGTVYPVEQVKALSGFAHANNIRMHLDGARLWNACAYAGVEPIEYAKHFDTVSVCFSKGLGAPVGSAVVSSKEMIAKARRMRKIWGGGMRQAGIIAAGALYALRNNRSRISEDHEKARRFAEIIASDAKNVYIDMSRVQTNIILLGVNGKAAGDAELAKLSERGVRLSMGSHGLLRAITHLDVSLVECEQAARTIVEVLG